From Lolium perenne isolate Kyuss_39 chromosome 5, Kyuss_2.0, whole genome shotgun sequence, a single genomic window includes:
- the LOC127298925 gene encoding transcription factor HHO6, with protein MGSLSAVSKDAVVVGDGAREDQHRLRAMAARTMTDALSAAVARSGAPEKAARLEECARSLEAEKAKMELFRRELPISVHLIADVIQWLKDELAQHRKRPAPDQLLAAAPSPAPSAEGVKTEPDATDKRSWMSSAQLWTCGSHSTASTSIISNGGSDRKKQAQKVSNAFMPLNGLPSFPKSSERPETAAMAVPDLSLSSPVIDAPCPGGPSANSSVVTDAGEQQRQQSRKARRCWSPELHRRFVAVLQRLGGPHVATPKQIRDMMKVDGLTNDEVKSHLQKYRLHTRRTSDGDRQQQAAGVWPPPEQYTTSQHSTSQSGSPQGPLQLTVSSRAASVTAGDSCDGGDEEDGKSASYSWEMQQNGTKASSSS; from the exons ATGGGGTCATTGTCTGCGGTGAGTAAGGATGCCGTCGTCGTCGGCGACGGAGCGAGGGAGGACCAGCACCGGCTGCGGGCGATGGCGGCGAGGACGATGACGGACGCGCTCAGCGCGGCCGTCGCCAGGTCCGGCGCGCCGGAGAAGGCGGCCAGGCTCGAGGAGTGCGCGCGGAGCCTCGAGGCcgagaaggccaagatggagctctTCCGCCGCGAGCTCCCCATCAGCGTCCACCTCATCGCCGACG TGATCCAGTGGCTGAAGGATGAGCTGGCCCAGCACCGGAAGAGGCCGGCGCCGGACCAGCTGCTCGCCGCGGCACCGTCACCGGCGCCGTCGGCCGAGGGCGTCAAGACGGAGCCGGACGCCACCGACAAGAGGAGCTGGATGAGCTCCGCGCAGCTCTGGACCTGCGGGAGCCACAGCACCGCAAGCACCAGCATCATCAGCAATGGCGGCAGCGACAGGAAGAAACAGGCCCAAAAG GTGTCTAATGCGTTCATGCCACTGAATGGGTTGCCATCCTTCCCAAAATCATCGGAGAGACCAGAGACGGCAGCCATGGCAGTCCCAGACTTGTCCCTCTCATCCCCCGTGATCGACGCCCCATGCCCGGGTGGCCCGAGCGCCAACAGCAGCGTAGTCACTGACGCCGGAGAGCAGCAGCGGCAGCAGTCGCGCAAGGCCAGAAGGTGCTGGTCGCCGGAGCTGCACCGCCGCTTTGTCGCCGTGTTACAGCGGCTCGGCGGACCACACG TTGCCACTCCGAAGCAGATCAGGGACATGATGAAGGTGGACGGGTTAACGAATGATGAGGTCAAGAGTCATCTGCAG AAATACAGGCTACACACGCGGCGAACATCCGACGGTGATCGGCAGCAGCAGGCCGCCGGGGTGTGGCCACCGCCAGAGCAGTACACCACGTCGCAGCACAGCACGTCGCAGTCCGGCTCGCCCCAGGGACCCCTGCAGCTCACCGTGTCGAGCCGAGCGGCGTCGGTGACCGCCGGAGACAGCTGCGATGGCGGGGACGAGGAGGACGGCAAGTCGGCGAGCTACAGCTGGGAGATGCAGCAGAACGGCACGaaggcgtcgtcgtcgtcttGA